In the Candidatus Poribacteria bacterium genome, one interval contains:
- a CDS encoding cob(I)yrinic acid a,c-diamide adenosyltransferase, which yields MKIYTKFGDSGETALFGGMRLRKDAPRIEAIGTVDELNAYIGYAQTLIDNTDLSELMTRIQNHLFSVGADLATPATHVKAAQFRISTDFTTEMETAIDTLSEELPPLTNFILPGGCTAGAILHIARVVCRRSERCVVRLAREEDVNPEIIRSLNRLSDLLFVLARVVNFRANTSEPIWESQSDA from the coding sequence ATGAAAATCTACACTAAATTTGGCGATTCTGGAGAGACCGCCCTCTTCGGGGGAATGCGACTTCGGAAAGATGCACCGCGCATTGAGGCGATCGGTACTGTTGATGAACTGAACGCCTATATCGGTTATGCGCAAACACTGATTGATAATACTGATCTTTCTGAACTTATGACGCGGATCCAAAATCACCTCTTCTCGGTCGGGGCAGATTTGGCAACGCCAGCAACGCACGTGAAGGCTGCCCAGTTTCGTATATCGACAGATTTCACGACAGAGATGGAAACTGCAATAGACACCCTTTCTGAAGAGCTTCCGCCGCTGACGAACTTTATTCTACCCGGTGGATGCACTGCTGGTGCTATTTTACATATTGCGCGGGTCGTCTGTCGCCGAAGCGAACGGTGTGTCGTCCGCCTCGCACGCGAAGAAGATGTTAATCCTGAGATAATCCGGAGTTTGAACAGGCTTTCGGATCTTCTGTTTGTTCTCGCTCGAGTAGTGAATTTCCGAGCGAACACTTCGGAACCGATTTGGGAGTCCCAATCAGACGCCTGA